In a single window of the Coregonus clupeaformis isolate EN_2021a chromosome 10, ASM2061545v1, whole genome shotgun sequence genome:
- the LOC121575988 gene encoding DENN domain-containing protein 2D-like: MKRLSTMFSSLQEKLHRDRSDRDLTLPQPTAPALAGTSFFEYLVVVSLRKKRGQGTYDPQITYQFPKLANMGRSQREEEEKSLKAILLFCFPEGVNWAPLTEYPSETFSFVLTEVDGSRKNGYCRRLLPHGKGARAPEAYCIISRVACFGLFSKIFDEVEKRRQISMAMIYPFMQSLREAPFPAPGNTVKIKSFIPESGTEIISLTRPLDSWLEHVDFRTLFRCLTDEEVLQVFASTVLERRIIFMAEELSTLSQVLHAVAALLYPFTWQHTFISIVPSVLIDVVMAPTPYLLGVQRNKLDDVIDQSDLLIVDLTEGAENTFITCIGDESTILPEKLQEELLQALCCRRDNSTSEELNKVVSEAFLSFFVKTVGHFSSHVKRSSGGQPGVFQKKSFCKASEHKASHHFVKCFIQTQMFDLFIQEVERRPTQEGVFHKKIAEYQESKKKEKAKSGERACGVNVGV, from the exons ATGAAACGGCTCAGTACCATGTTTTCATCCCTCCAGGAGAAGCTCCACAGAGACC gGAGTGATAGGGATTTGACCCTGCCTCAGCCTACAGCCCCAGCCCTCGCCGGGACCTCTTTCTTTGAGTACCTGGTGGTGGTCAGCCTACGGAAGAAGAGGGGGCAAGGGACGTACGATCCCCAGATCACATATCAGTTTCCCAAG ctagctaatatggggcgttcacagagagaggaagaagagaagtCCCTGAAAGCCATCCTCCTTTTCTGTTTCCCAGAGGGGGTCAACTGGGCCCCCCTCACTGAATACCCCAG tgagaCCTTCTCCTTTGTTCTGACAGAGGTCGACGGCAGTAGGAAAAATGGCTACTGCAGGAGGTTACTG CCCCATGGCAAAGGGGCGCGGGCTCCGGAGGCCTATTGCATCATCAGCCGGGTGGCCTGCTTTGGACTCTTCTCTAAG ATCTTTGATGAGGTGGAGAAGCGCCGGCAGATCTCTATGGCGATGATCTATCCATTCATGCAGAGTCTGAGGGAGGCGCCGTTCCCTGCTCCTGGAAACACTGTCAAGATCAAGAGCTTCATTCCAGAGTCTGGAACAGAG ATCATCAGTTTGACGAGGCCGTTGGACTCATGGTTGGAGCACGTGGATTTCCGGACACTGTTCCGCTGTCTCACAGATGAGGAGGTGCTGCAGGTGTTTGCCTCCACCGTGCTCGAACGACGAATCATCTTCATGGCTGAAGAACTCAG TACCCTGTCCCAGGTGCTGCATGCTGTTGCGGCGCTACTCTACCCATTCACATGGCAACACACCTTCATCTCCATCGTTCCCTCAGTGTTGATTGATGTCGTCATGGCACCCACTCCCTACCTGCTTGGTGTGCAAAGGAACAAACTGGATGACGTCATCGACCAGAgcgat CTGCTCATTGTGGATCTGACAGAAGGAGCAGAGAACACTTTCATAACCTGT ATAGGAGACGAGAGCACCATTCTACCAGAGAAACTACAGGAGGAGCTTCTCCAGGCCTTGTGTTGCAGAAGAGACAACTCCA CCTCAGAGGAGTTAAACAAGGTGGTCTCGGAGGCCTTCCTCTCCTTCTTTGTGAAGACGGTGGGTCACTTCTCCTCCCATGTCAAACGCAGCAGCGGTGGGCAGCCCGGAGTGTTCCAGAAGAAGAGTTTCTGCAAGGCCTCCGAGCACAAGGCCAGCCATCATTTTGTCAAGTGCTTTATCCAGACACAGATGTTTGACCTCTTCATACAGGAAGTGGAGAGACGGCCCACACAGGAAG gaGTCTTCCACAAAAAAATTGCGGAGTACCAAGAGAGTAAGAAGAAAGAGAAAGCAAAGAGTGGTGAGAGGGCTTGTGGTGTTAATGTCGGCGTATAA